Below is a window of Flavobacterium sp. CFS9 DNA.
AGTCAAGACCATAATAGTAATCGCTGTAAATCAGAGATAAATTAGCAAATAACTTATCAGAGTACAAGTGGTTCCAACGCAGGTTTAGTGTTGAATTTCCGTAAATATTGGTAAAGCTTTTGTTCAGACTAAAAACATCACGGCCAAAATAACCCGATAAATACAAACTGTTGTTTTCGTTTAACTTATAACTCAGTTTGGTATTCAAATCATAGAAATAAGCAGCGTTATTTTTTTGATCTTCGGATAATTTTAGAAATAAATGAGCGTAAGAAGCTCTTCCTCCAATCAGGAAAGAACCTCTGTCTTTCACTAGCGGACCTTCGGCTAAAATTCGGCTTGAAATTAATCCTATTCCGCCATTGACATGAAATTCTTTACTGTTTCCGTCTTTTTGATAAATGTCTAAAACAGAAGAGGCTCTTCCGCCATAGCGAGCCGGAATTCCACCTTTATATAATTTTAAATCTTTGATGGCATCCGGATTAAAAACGGAGAAGAAACCAAATACGTGAGAAGAATTAAAGATGGTAGCTTCATCCAGTAAAATCAAATTCTGATCGGCACCTCCGCCGCGTACATTGAACCCCGAGGCGCCTTCACCTGCATTGGTAACTCCCGGGAGCAGTAAAATTGATTTTAAGACATCGACTTCACCTAAAACAACCGGCATTCTTTTGATGGTGGCAATGGAGAGTTTATTGGCACTCATCTCAGGCGATTTGATGTTGATTTTGCCTTTATTATCAGTAATTATGATCTCTTTAAGTTCTTCACCGCTTTCGGTAATGGCAAAATTACTTTTAGTGTTTTGATTTAAAGTTATGGTCTTTTGAAGCGTCTGATAACCAACATAACTAATTTCAATTTCATATTCGCCCTGTGGAACGGTTAGTGAATAAAACCCATATTCATTGGTGGTGGTACCCATTTTTAAGGCCGGAATATAGAGGTTTACACCGATTAAAGTTTCATTGTTTTTAAAGTCGGTGATGGTTCCGCTCAGTGTGAATTTTTCCTGAGAAAATGATGTTAAAATGGTAAATAGAAAAAACAAAAAAGTGGTATTTTTTTTGGTGGTCATTATCTTGGTTTTGAGTTACATAGTTAATGATTCTTGTTAAATATTTCTGCAGAACGTTTGTTAAACATTAGTTAAGAATGGGGCTTTTTCTGAGGTTCAAAGGTGTAGGAGTTCAAAGGTTCAGAGTTTTTTTAGTTTAACTCATAAAAAAAGACAACTGTTGAAAGTTGTCTTTTTAGGGGAGATACGTTTTATATCTCTATCATTTCATTATACTATTTTATTTGGGCGATAATGGAGTTGAATGTTTCGCTTGGTCGCATTGCTTTGCTTACTAACTCCGGAGTTGGCTGATAATAGCCACCAATCGTTTGAGGTTTTCCTTGTGCACCAATTAATTCAGCATCGATTTTAGCTTCGTTAGCTTCAAATTCAGCAGCAATTGGAGTGAAGATCGCCTTCAACTCAGCATCTTTGTTTTGAGCAGCCAAAGCCTGAGCCCAGTAGTATGCAAGGTAAAAATGAGAACCACGGTTGTCAATCTGACCTACTTTACGGGCAGGAGATTTATCATTGGCAAGGAATTTATCATTTGCCTGGTCTAAAGTTTCAGATAAAACAATTGCTTTAGAATTGTCTAAAGTTTGTCCTAAATGCTCTAAAGAAGCTCCAAGCGCTAAAAATTCTCCTAATGAATCCCAACGTAAATATCCTTCTTCTGTAAATTGCTCTACGTGTTTTGGAGCAGAACCTCCGGCACCCGTTTCAAACAATCCGCCACCGTTCATTAAAGGAACGATAGATAACATTTTAGCTGAAGTTCCTAATTCTAAAATTGGGAATAAATCCGTTAAATAATCACGTAAAACGTTTCCGGTTACTGAGATGGTATCTAAACCTTTGATGATTCTGTCTAAAGTAAATTCTGTAGCAGCAACCGGGTTTAAGATGCGGATATCCAGATTTACAGTATTGTGATCTTTTAAATATTTTTGAACTTTTGCAATTAATTCTCTGTCATGCGCTCTGTTTTCGTCTAACCAGAAGACAGCAGGAGTATCAGATAAACGAGCTCTGTTTACAGCTAGTTTAACCCAGTCCTGAATTGGAGCATCTTTGGCCTGACACATTCTGAAAATATCATTTGTTTCAACGTTTTGCTCCATTAAAACAGTTCCTTTGTTGTCTGTTACACGAACAACTCCGTCAGCTTTTATTTGGAATGTTTTGTCATGAGATCCGTATTCTTCTGCTTTTTGAGCCATCAAACCTACGTTAGGAACACTTCCCATTGTTTTAGGATCAAAAGCACCGTGTTTTTTACAGAAATCGATAGTAGCCGTGTAAACTCCGGCATAAGAGCGATCCGGAATAACTGCAATAGTATCTTGTTGTTTTCCTTCTTTATTGTACATCTGTCCTGAAGTACGAATCATTGCCGGCATAGAAGCATCAACAATTACATCCGAAGGAACGTGTAAGTTTGTAATTCCTTTATCAGAATTCACCATTGCCAAAGCAGGACCGTTTTCGATTGCTTTAGTAATGTCAGCTTCCACTTCCGCTTGTTCAGGTCTTCCTGCAATTTTTGCATAGATGTCACCTAAACCATTTCGGGTGTCAATGTTTAATTCTGCAAATAAAGTTTCATATTTTTTGAAAAGATCAGCAAAGTATACTTCAACGATAGCTCCGAAGATAATTGGATCTGATACTTTCATCATAGTTGCTTTTAAGTGTACCGAAAGTAAAACACCTTCTTTTTTAGCGTCAGCGATAGCATCAGCAGCAAAAGCTTTTAATTTTTTTACACTTAAAACAGAACTGTCAATGATCTCACCTGCTTTAAGAGGGGTACTAGCTTTTAATACAGTAGTTGTACCGTCTTTTGCAACGAATTCGATTTTTACGTCATTAGCTTCTGCAACGGTAAGTGATTTTTCACTTCCGTAGAAATCACCGTTTGGCATTGAAGCTACTTTTGTTTTAGAATCAGCAGACCATGCACCCATAGAGTGCGGATTTGATTTTGCAAAGTTCTTAACTGCTCTTGGTGCTCTACGATCAGAGTTTCCTTCACGTAAAACCGGATTTACAGCAGAACCTAAAACTTTAGCATATTTTGCTTTAATTTCCTTTTCAGCATCATTTTGCGGATCTTCAGGGTAATTTGGAATTGCGTAACCATGTGACTGTAACTCAGCAATAGCCGCTTTTAATTGCGGTACCGATGCAGAAATGTTTGGTAATTTGATAATATTAGCATCAGGCTGTGTTGCCAACTGACCTAATTCAGCCAAAGCATCTCCGGTTTTTTGAGCATCAGTTAAAAGCTCAGGAAAATTAGATAAAATTCTGCCAGCCAAAGAAATATCTCTGGTTTCAATAGCGATACCAGCAGTACCCGTAAATGCTTGAACAATAGGTAAAAAAGAATAAGTCGCTAACAATGGCGCCTCATCAGTTAAGGTGTAATAGATTTTCGAATTCTGTGTCATTTTTTTTTTTTTTTATAATCGTATCGCCAGAGAATGGCAATGTAAAAGGTATAGTCGGCTCAGAATGAGCGGAGCAAATATAATAAAAACAGTCCGAAAACGGTGTAGTTTTCAGGAGAAATGCCGAAATTATCAGATTGTTATTTCGAGGTCTTTAAATTGTCAAATCGACGATTTTGGTATTAAAAAATTACGGTTTTGATGGATCACGGAGAAAAGTGGATGATTTCTGAATAGGTAAACCTTTTTAGTTGCATAAAATTAGTTAAGCAATGTATTTTTGTCCGAAAAATTGTAGTTTTGATTTAATGAATGAATGAGTAATAAAGTGTAAGCTACATTGTTTAATATGTTTTTTACTTATTGTTTGTTATAAAACTTAATTATTATCTTTGAATTATGAGCACACTTACAAAACAAAATCATATAGGGCGAAAAATTAGCCGTATTCGTGAACTTCGAGATATGAAACAAGAAGCTTTGGCGCAGGCTTTAGGAACCAATCAGCAAACTGTTTCCGCTATTGAAAACAGTGAAACGATAGATGATGAAAGGCTTAAAGAAGTTGCAAAAGCACTTGGTGTAACTGTTGAAGCAATTAAAAATTTCTTGGAAGACAATATGATTAATTATTTTAATAGTTTCCATGATAACAGTTTTACAAATGGAGCATTCAATGCAAATCATTGTACTTTTAATCCATTGGATAAATTAATTGAAACTTTCCATGAAAAAGAAAAGCTTTACGAGCGTTTGCTGCAAGCTGAAAAAGATAAAATCGAATATTTGGAAAATCTATTGAAAAAATAGATACCAATTTTTCATTAAAATACAAACTGATGCTTTAGGAGTGTCGGTTTTTTTTTTGGCGTGTCCCGCCGAAAAAGGCGGGTCGGGCTATCCGCTTCAAGTCCTCGCACTTCCTTCGTCAGGCTGTGGGCTTTCCACTTCTATCCCTCACGCAAACCGTAAAACAAGAACTTTTTGTTTATTAAGTGTAATTATCTCCGCAATCTTGTCATTTCGACGGAGGAGAAATCACACGCGGGATTCGGCAAAGATTGACGATTTTGATTGCGACCCGAAGCTCAACAGTAATCCGTATAGTTTGTCATTTCGACGGAGGAGAAATCTTCGCAAGAAACTCGACAACGATTGGCGATTTTAGGAACGGAGTTTCTAGTGTGATTTCTCCCTTCTATCGAAATGGCAAGACTGATGAAATCCGTTTTTAATCTGTGTTTTCGCAAAGCGAATCCGCGTCATCCGTGTTCAAAATTGTCGTTAATACTTTGTAGAGTTTCTTGCGAAGATTTCTCCTCCGTCGAAATGACAAACTAAATGAAAATATTGTTGTGACAATGATTGTCTTAGCCCCGATAGCAGTGGAAATCCTTTTGCTTTTTTCTTTAAAAAGCAAAAGATTGAAACGGATAGCGGGATTAGCTCCTGAAAATTTTAAAAAACAGGCAAAAAAAAACTCGTTTCATTTGAAACGAGTTTTTTATAACCAATAGATAAATGATTATCTTCTTTTATCTTTAATCTTAGCTTTTTTACCAGTAAGTTCTCTGAAGTAGAAAATTCTAGCTCTACGTACAGCTCCTTTTTTGTTGATTTCAATTTTTTGTAAAGCTGGTAAGTTTACTGGGAAGATACGCTCAACTCCGATAGCTCCAGACATTTTACGAATAGTGAAAGTTTCTGTGTTACCAGAACCTCTTCTTTGAATAACAACTCCTTTAAAAAACTGAGTTCTTGTTTTTTCACCCTCTTTAATTTCGTAGTAAACTGTGATAGTATCTCCAGCTCCGAAAACAGGGAAATCTTTTTTAGCAACGAATTCGTTTTGAACGAACTTTAATAAATCTGCCATGATAATTTTTATTATTGTTTATTTAGAGTAACATTCACGTATTTCGCCAGAGGTTAGTCTAATTCGGGTGCAAATGTAGAAAATAATTGTAAATTATGAATTATAAATTATAAATTATTTTAAGTTGCTGATAAATTGAAGGTTAGTTTTTAGTCGCAGTATTCAGTGGCAGTATTCAGTCACAGTATTCAGTCGCAGTTTTATTGTGCTGATTATTGCTTATTATGATTGCTACTGAACACTGATGACTGAGACTGAAAGCTGAAAACCGCGACTGAACACTGAAAACTGCGACTGAATACTTATTTCGGCTGCTGCTGCGTCACACAGTGGATCATTCCTCCATTAGCATACAAATTACGAACGTCGATACCAATTACCTTTCTGTTCGGATACAAGCTTTGAATCAATTGATTGGCAACTGCATCATTTGGATCGTTGTAATTCGGAACCAATACCACCGTGTTTCCAATGTAGTAATTAACATAAGAACCTTTGTAACCTAATTTTTTTCCATAAGCCGTTACCACTTTGTTTTGAGTCAAAGGCAGTTTTAGGAAATTGTAATTTTTACCTTTTAAATCTTTTGCATTGTACAAAGTAGGAATGTCTCCTTCAGGTACTTCCCAGTACAGTAAATCATCTTCACTCATCGTCACGATGGTGTTGTCATTACCAAATCGTGCAAACCCGTCAATGTGCATGTCAGTAATTTCTTTTCCTGCTTTTCCGTTCAGCCAGATGAAGTTAGACACTCCTAAATATTTTTTAAAAATGGCTTCGGCTTGTGCCTGGCTCATTCCGGGATTACGATTTGGGTTTAGAATAGAACTTTTGGTAGCTAAAAGAGTTCCTTTTCCGTCTATTTCTACGGCTCCCCCTTCATTGATCATGATCGCATTTAAATCTACAACTGTTGTTTTTTGATCTGCGGCAATTTGTGCAGGGATAGTGTTGCAATTTTTAAAATCAGCTTTTTCTCCCCAGCCATTAAAGCCCCAATCCTGAATTACCAATTGGTTGTTTTTGTCTTTTACATAAATAGGACCATTATCTCGTACCCAAACATCATCTGTTTTATAGATTTTAAAATCAACGGCAGAAAGAGAAACTCCTGCATTTTGTAATAAAGTTGTAATTCTGTTCTTTTCGTTGGTATCGTAAGCAACGATATGTACCTTTTCACTTGTCGACAATGATTTTGTCATGGCAACCCATGTAGCATCAAGATCATCTCTATAGTTCATACCATATTGATATTGGTGTGGCCATTGCAGCCAGGTTCCTTCATGCGGAGCAGATTCTTCGGGCATGGTATACATAATCTCGCTTTTAATGGATTCAGTTGGTTCGTTTGGTGTTGGAATCATTCCGTCTTCCTGGCAGGAAGTGAACAAAGGAAATAGTACTATAGGTAAAAATAATTTTTTCATCTTAATTGAAGTTTGTTGTGATCTTTAATTGTTTAGCGTCATTGTGTTACTAGTATTTTGACGATGCAAAGATATTCTCAAACGATAAACGGTTAGTTGTCCAAAATGGACAAATCAAATAAGCGGAATGAAAATCGCTGTGAGATAGTCAGATTCGTTATCACAATTGTCACTGGTTTTCAGGTATTGTTCAATAACAGGCAAATGTGAAAGTTCATAATCATGAGTGAGAAACCAGCCTCCAAAGATTTGACTATACGTTTCTTCGAGAGTATTGTAACTTCCATGATGAAAAAAACGAGCATATTTACCGCCAAAAATTTTCTTCTTTGGAAGATTTTTAAGGACAGCAGTGGTGGCAATGCAGGCTTCGTAAGTACAATTTATTTTTTCAGTAATTAAAATGTCGTCCGTGATGACTCCGAAAAAGTGAGCATCCGTTTCAGGGAATTCATTTTTTAATAGAGTGTCCCAAAGATCTTCTATCTCCGGATTAATATAATGGGTTTTAGAACTAAGGTAATAAACCGTTGTTTCCGGAATTACGAGTATTTCAGGTGTTAAAACAGAGGTAAAAGATTGAAGAATCCCCGTATCGTTTAATAAAAGTTCTTTTTGATTGCGGGCTAGTGAAGGAGCGCAGTCGAAATGCTTTTTGAAGGTCTTTGAGAATGACTGCACATCGGCAAAACCAACTTCGAGTGCAATTTCTGAGATTTGTTTGTTCGAGTAGATCAGTTTTTTGTACCCGTTTTCTACCTTCAACCGGGTCTGATAAGCGCCTATGGTTTCGTTGAATAAAGAATAAAAAATCCGTTGCAAATTTCTGTAGGAGTAACACGAAATGTCCTCCAGAGAATTTATTGAGATGATTTGATTGTAATTCATCTCAATATAATTCCGTGTATTATAAATAGGTTTCAGATTGAAATCACTCATTTTTTAGCTTTTAGAAAGTGGTAACAAAAAAGATAACGATAATTACTGCTTTCAAGTATGATTAAGAAGAATCACTAAAAATAAATGAGGGGGGAATATTTTTTATTTTTCTTCCAATAAATCCGGACGTCTGTTTTTAGTATGTTCGTAGGCCATATCCTCACGCCATTTGTCAATTTTAGCAAAATGTCCGCTAGTCAGTACTTCAGGAACTTTCCAGCCTTTATAATCGGCAGGTCTTGTGTATATAGGACCAGAAAGCAGATTGTCCTGAAAACTGTCAGTCAATGCTGAAGTTTCATCGCTCAAAACACCGGGAATCAATCGGATCAAAGCATCAGATAATACTAAAGCGCCTAATTCTCCACCGGATAGTACATAATCGCCAATTGAAATTTCTTTGGTAATAAAATGGTCACGAACACGTTGATCTACCCCTTTATAATGTCCGCAGAGAATGATAATGTTTTCATACATCGACATTGTATTGGCCATTTTTTGATTTAAAGTTTCTCCATCAGGCGACATATAAATAATTTCATCATACTCACGCTGGCTTTTTAAATGCGTGATACAGTCATCAATAGGCTGAACCGTCATAACCATTCCGGCACCTCCGCCAAATGGATAATCGTCAACACTTTTTTGCCTGTTTGTAGTGTAATCACGCAAATTATGAAAATGAACTTCTACTAAGCCTTTGTCTATGGCACGTTTCATAATCGAAGCCTCAAACGGACTCTTTAATAATTCAGGTAAAATCGTTATAATGTCAATTCGCATTTTTTTTCTTCAATAGTTCTAAGATGCAAAGATACAAAGTTAATTTTTGTGAATTTTCAAGATTTGAAAATGAGATAAAATAATTAGGAGGTTTTTGAGAATGAGTTACTTATCAAATGTATTATTGAGTGTATTGTGTTTAAGTGTTTGTATTACAGTTAAATAGTTGATGATTTTGTAACATAAAAGGATCTAAATGTAAAAAAAAGATGCATAATTTTAAGTAATATTACCGTTCAATCATCAAAAACAAAATCCCATGAAAAAGCTACTCTTATTAACAATTATATTGATTTTACAGGCATGTGCAACAGCTAAAAATCCAAACGATCAATGGATTGGTCAATCTAAAAAGAATCTTATCAAGGCATGGGGACCGCCCGTACGTACTTTAAATCACCCGGATCATGGAGAAATATTAATTTATGCAGAACAAGTATATGCAAATGCAGATACAAATGAAGGTACCAGAATTGCCGGTCCAAATTATTGGAATTATACT
It encodes the following:
- a CDS encoding NADP-dependent isocitrate dehydrogenase, encoding MTQNSKIYYTLTDEAPLLATYSFLPIVQAFTGTAGIAIETRDISLAGRILSNFPELLTDAQKTGDALAELGQLATQPDANIIKLPNISASVPQLKAAIAELQSHGYAIPNYPEDPQNDAEKEIKAKYAKVLGSAVNPVLREGNSDRRAPRAVKNFAKSNPHSMGAWSADSKTKVASMPNGDFYGSEKSLTVAEANDVKIEFVAKDGTTTVLKASTPLKAGEIIDSSVLSVKKLKAFAADAIADAKKEGVLLSVHLKATMMKVSDPIIFGAIVEVYFADLFKKYETLFAELNIDTRNGLGDIYAKIAGRPEQAEVEADITKAIENGPALAMVNSDKGITNLHVPSDVIVDASMPAMIRTSGQMYNKEGKQQDTIAVIPDRSYAGVYTATIDFCKKHGAFDPKTMGSVPNVGLMAQKAEEYGSHDKTFQIKADGVVRVTDNKGTVLMEQNVETNDIFRMCQAKDAPIQDWVKLAVNRARLSDTPAVFWLDENRAHDRELIAKVQKYLKDHNTVNLDIRILNPVAATEFTLDRIIKGLDTISVTGNVLRDYLTDLFPILELGTSAKMLSIVPLMNGGGLFETGAGGSAPKHVEQFTEEGYLRWDSLGEFLALGASLEHLGQTLDNSKAIVLSETLDQANDKFLANDKSPARKVGQIDNRGSHFYLAYYWAQALAAQNKDAELKAIFTPIAAEFEANEAKIDAELIGAQGKPQTIGGYYQPTPELVSKAMRPSETFNSIIAQIK
- a CDS encoding helix-turn-helix domain-containing protein — encoded protein: MSTLTKQNHIGRKISRIRELRDMKQEALAQALGTNQQTVSAIENSETIDDERLKEVAKALGVTVEAIKNFLEDNMINYFNSFHDNSFTNGAFNANHCTFNPLDKLIETFHEKEKLYERLLQAEKDKIEYLENLLKK
- the rplS gene encoding 50S ribosomal protein L19, producing the protein MADLLKFVQNEFVAKKDFPVFGAGDTITVYYEIKEGEKTRTQFFKGVVIQRRGSGNTETFTIRKMSGAIGVERIFPVNLPALQKIEINKKGAVRRARIFYFRELTGKKAKIKDKRR
- a CDS encoding agmatine/peptidylarginine deiminase; its protein translation is MKKLFLPIVLFPLFTSCQEDGMIPTPNEPTESIKSEIMYTMPEESAPHEGTWLQWPHQYQYGMNYRDDLDATWVAMTKSLSTSEKVHIVAYDTNEKNRITTLLQNAGVSLSAVDFKIYKTDDVWVRDNGPIYVKDKNNQLVIQDWGFNGWGEKADFKNCNTIPAQIAADQKTTVVDLNAIMINEGGAVEIDGKGTLLATKSSILNPNRNPGMSQAQAEAIFKKYLGVSNFIWLNGKAGKEITDMHIDGFARFGNDNTIVTMSEDDLLYWEVPEGDIPTLYNAKDLKGKNYNFLKLPLTQNKVVTAYGKKLGYKGSYVNYYIGNTVVLVPNYNDPNDAVANQLIQSLYPNRKVIGIDVRNLYANGGMIHCVTQQQPK
- a CDS encoding GyrI-like domain-containing protein, whose amino-acid sequence is MSDFNLKPIYNTRNYIEMNYNQIISINSLEDISCYSYRNLQRIFYSLFNETIGAYQTRLKVENGYKKLIYSNKQISEIALEVGFADVQSFSKTFKKHFDCAPSLARNQKELLLNDTGILQSFTSVLTPEILVIPETTVYYLSSKTHYINPEIEDLWDTLLKNEFPETDAHFFGVITDDILITEKINCTYEACIATTAVLKNLPKKKIFGGKYARFFHHGSYNTLEETYSQIFGGWFLTHDYELSHLPVIEQYLKTSDNCDNESDYLTAIFIPLI
- the trmD gene encoding tRNA (guanosine(37)-N1)-methyltransferase TrmD, encoding MRIDIITILPELLKSPFEASIMKRAIDKGLVEVHFHNLRDYTTNRQKSVDDYPFGGGAGMVMTVQPIDDCITHLKSQREYDEIIYMSPDGETLNQKMANTMSMYENIIILCGHYKGVDQRVRDHFITKEISIGDYVLSGGELGALVLSDALIRLIPGVLSDETSALTDSFQDNLLSGPIYTRPADYKGWKVPEVLTSGHFAKIDKWREDMAYEHTKNRRPDLLEEK